The following coding sequences are from one Candidatus Fermentibacter sp. window:
- a CDS encoding acyl-CoA dehydratase activase, with translation MRLGCGVDIGARSIEVVLFDGAQMVESAVTDTGSRPADAAADLFGRVLAAAGVDRADLAGTLATGYGRNYFKLADRVASEILCHARGVSYLFPSARTVIDIGGQDSKLIEMDEGGRTTDFVMNDRCAAGTGRFIELTGQIVGVPLDGMADAVKDHRASVEISSMCAVFAESEIVGLLQSGVPIPSILNGVFRAVARRTVSMAGRTKLLPQVVFTGGVAKNGGVVRALVEEMGTGILVPDEPRITGALGAAILALSKGT, from the coding sequence GTGAGACTCGGCTGCGGGGTCGACATAGGCGCGAGGTCCATCGAGGTGGTCCTCTTCGATGGTGCGCAGATGGTGGAATCCGCAGTGACGGACACCGGGTCGCGTCCCGCGGACGCTGCGGCCGATCTGTTCGGGAGGGTGCTGGCGGCTGCCGGCGTCGATCGCGCGGACCTCGCCGGCACTCTCGCGACCGGATACGGCAGGAACTACTTCAAGCTCGCGGACAGGGTCGCTTCCGAGATCCTCTGCCACGCCCGCGGGGTCTCCTACCTCTTCCCGTCGGCCAGGACCGTGATAGACATCGGCGGCCAGGACTCGAAGCTCATAGAGATGGACGAAGGCGGCCGCACCACCGACTTCGTGATGAACGACAGGTGCGCGGCGGGCACGGGCCGCTTCATCGAGCTCACGGGGCAGATCGTCGGGGTCCCGCTCGACGGCATGGCCGACGCCGTGAAGGATCACAGGGCCTCGGTGGAGATCTCCTCGATGTGCGCCGTGTTCGCCGAGAGCGAGATCGTGGGCCTCCTGCAGTCCGGGGTCCCGATACCGTCCATCCTGAACGGGGTCTTCAGGGCCGTCGCGAGGCGGACCGTCTCGATGGCCGGCCGGACGAAGCTCCTCCCCCAGGTGGTGTTCACCGGCGGCGTCGCGAAGAACGGCGGCGTGGTGAGAGCGCTCGTGGAGGAGATGGGCACCGGGATACTCGTACCGGACGAGCCCAGGATCACCGGGGCGCTGGGCGCCGCCATCCTGGCCCTCTCGAAGGGGACCTGA
- a CDS encoding YraN family protein: MDPLAAEAENSVASWLTDRGWTILERNLRLGPGEVDIVALREGLMAFVEVKLASSGSATMAPEKIDARKRSKIAGVAAMYLSVTGYDGDCRFDVAIVRGASGAFEVDYLENAFVSRTLFTV; the protein is encoded by the coding sequence ATGGACCCCCTTGCCGCCGAGGCCGAGAACTCCGTGGCATCATGGCTCACGGATCGCGGCTGGACGATCCTCGAGCGCAATCTGAGGCTCGGCCCGGGGGAGGTGGATATCGTGGCCCTGAGGGAGGGGCTGATGGCCTTCGTGGAGGTCAAGCTGGCATCCTCGGGCAGCGCCACGATGGCCCCGGAGAAGATCGACGCCCGCAAGAGGTCGAAGATCGCAGGCGTGGCGGCCATGTATCTGTCTGTCACCGGATACGATGGAGACTGCAGGTTCGACGTGGCCATCGTGAGGGGCGCGAGCGGAGCCTTCGAGGTCGACTACCTGGAGAACGCCTTCGTCTCGCGGACGCTCTTCACGGTCTGA
- a CDS encoding ribonuclease HII — protein sequence MPPGSRRSASTSARGDGLLGFDTRAASLWGRVAGIDEVGRGPLAGPLVACCVVLPPGRDIPGVFDSKALSPARRAELEEMILDACLGRGMGVVEPSEIDSDGMSRSVAMSFRRAAGSCPAPADVYLIDGLEVRDLALPARFFVKGDSRSLSIAAASILAKVHRDRLMAMADSEWPGYGFARNSGYGTAEHLEALRRLGPCPVHRRSFAPVARTADLFGGW from the coding sequence GTGCCGCCAGGATCAAGGAGAAGCGCGTCTACTAGCGCTCGGGGGGACGGACTCCTCGGATTCGATACCCGTGCGGCATCCCTCTGGGGGCGGGTCGCGGGGATCGACGAGGTCGGGAGGGGGCCGCTCGCCGGCCCCCTCGTCGCATGCTGCGTGGTCCTGCCTCCCGGCAGGGACATCCCGGGGGTCTTCGACAGCAAGGCGCTGAGCCCGGCCCGGAGGGCGGAGCTGGAGGAGATGATCCTCGATGCCTGCCTGGGCCGGGGCATGGGCGTCGTCGAGCCGTCCGAGATAGATTCCGACGGCATGTCGCGGAGCGTCGCGATGTCGTTCCGGCGGGCCGCCGGGTCCTGCCCCGCTCCGGCGGACGTGTATCTGATCGACGGCCTCGAGGTCCGGGATCTCGCCCTCCCGGCCAGGTTCTTCGTGAAGGGTGACTCCCGCAGTCTTTCGATCGCGGCCGCCAGCATACTCGCCAAGGTGCACAGGGACAGGCTCATGGCCATGGCCGATTCGGAGTGGCCCGGCTACGGCTTCGCCAGGAATTCGGGCTACGGGACGGCGGAGCATCTCGAAGCCCTGCGGAGGCTCGGCCCCTGCCCGGTCCACAGGCGCTCCTTCGCCCCCGTGGCCCGCACCGCCGACCTGTTCGGAGGGTGGTGA
- the rplS gene encoding 50S ribosomal protein L19 — protein sequence MDELLRLVESRRPAEGVQDFGPGDNVKVHYQVVEGDKVRIQIFEGVVISRRGGGAGETFIVRKISNGVGVERIFPLCSPRVAAVEVVRKGKVRRAKLFFLRQKRGRAARIKEKRVY from the coding sequence ATGGATGAGCTGCTGAGGCTGGTCGAAAGCCGCCGGCCCGCCGAGGGCGTGCAGGATTTCGGTCCAGGCGACAACGTGAAGGTCCACTACCAGGTCGTCGAGGGCGACAAGGTGAGGATCCAGATATTCGAAGGCGTGGTGATCTCGCGCAGGGGCGGCGGCGCAGGCGAGACCTTCATCGTTCGCAAGATCTCGAACGGCGTCGGCGTCGAGAGGATCTTCCCGCTCTGCTCGCCCAGGGTGGCGGCGGTCGAGGTGGTCCGCAAGGGCAAGGTCAGGCGCGCCAAGCTGTTCTTCCTGAGACAGAAGAGGGGCCGTGCCGCCAGGATCAAGGAGAAGCGCGTCTACTAG
- the trmD gene encoding tRNA (guanosine(37)-N1)-methyltransferase TrmD, translating into MRIAVATLFPELLEPFLRTGVVGRAVSSGKVEVETLDIRLHGVDARGSVDDYQFGGGAGMLMRPEPLFETLESVEWRGGARVVLMAPDGRRLDQDLARDLSQADGIVLFCGRYGGVDARFVDGAVTDEVSVGDFVVSGGEIPAMLLLEAVLRWVPGVLGRLESAVSDSFATGLLDYPRYTRPAVFRGEPVPEDLISGDHARVENWRFERALSRTRARRPDLLDGVSVEDARDRFLGAVRQAARTKEREDG; encoded by the coding sequence TTGAGGATAGCGGTAGCGACTCTCTTCCCCGAGCTCCTCGAGCCGTTCCTGCGCACGGGTGTCGTGGGCAGGGCGGTCTCTTCGGGGAAGGTCGAGGTCGAAACCCTGGACATCAGGCTCCACGGAGTGGACGCCAGGGGATCGGTCGACGACTACCAGTTCGGGGGCGGAGCCGGCATGCTGATGAGGCCGGAGCCCCTGTTCGAGACTCTCGAATCCGTCGAATGGCGCGGGGGCGCCAGGGTGGTCCTGATGGCGCCGGACGGCAGGAGGCTCGACCAGGATCTTGCCCGTGACCTCTCGCAGGCTGACGGCATCGTGCTCTTCTGCGGCAGGTACGGCGGGGTCGACGCGAGATTCGTCGACGGGGCCGTCACAGATGAAGTGAGTGTCGGGGATTTCGTCGTCTCGGGCGGGGAGATCCCGGCGATGCTCCTGCTGGAGGCGGTGCTGAGATGGGTCCCCGGGGTGCTCGGGAGGCTCGAATCGGCGGTTTCCGACAGCTTCGCGACCGGCCTGCTCGACTACCCGAGGTATACGCGGCCGGCCGTGTTCCGGGGTGAGCCGGTGCCGGAGGATCTGATCTCCGGCGATCACGCCCGTGTGGAGAACTGGAGGTTCGAGAGGGCGCTTTCCAGGACCAGGGCGAGGAGACCGGACCTCCTTGATGGTGTGAGTGTGGAGGACGCGAGGGATAGATTCTTGGGGGCGGTCAGACAGGCCGCCAGGACGAAGGAGCGGGAAGATGGATGA
- a CDS encoding KH domain-containing protein, giving the protein MKELIEMIAKTLVENPDSVQVDEKTTEDMLVYELRVAESDLGRVIGREGRIAKAMRTIIRSIAARKGQKATLEIMD; this is encoded by the coding sequence ATGAAGGAGCTCATCGAGATGATCGCCAAGACTCTCGTCGAGAATCCTGATTCCGTTCAGGTCGACGAGAAGACGACCGAGGACATGCTCGTATACGAGCTCAGGGTCGCGGAGAGCGATCTGGGAAGGGTCATCGGTCGAGAGGGCAGGATCGCCAAGGCCATGCGCACGATCATAAGGTCGATCGCAGCGAGGAAGGGTCAGAAGGCGACTCTCGAGATAATGGACTAG
- the rpsP gene encoding 30S ribosomal protein S16: MRIRLRKMGTSKLSFFRIVAADGRKAQDGSFLEVLGYYDPLRRPHEIKVDEQKVFDWMKRGAQVSETVRSLLRRTGTWERWSRYRAGEEVAPEMVFLRGDRRTAADSGSSDRA, from the coding sequence GTGAGGATCCGGCTCAGGAAGATGGGTACGAGCAAGCTCTCGTTCTTCAGGATTGTCGCGGCTGACGGCAGGAAGGCCCAGGACGGGAGCTTCCTCGAAGTTCTCGGATACTACGACCCCCTGCGCAGGCCGCATGAGATAAAGGTCGACGAGCAGAAGGTCTTCGACTGGATGAAGCGCGGAGCCCAGGTGAGCGAGACCGTGAGGAGTCTGCTCCGCAGGACCGGTACGTGGGAGAGATGGTCCAGGTATCGTGCTGGCGAAGAGGTTGCGCCGGAGATGGTCTTCCTGAGGGGTGACAGGAGGACCGCTGCGGACTCCGGGAGTTCCGACCGGGCCTGA
- the ffh gene encoding signal recognition particle protein — translation MLERLSERLGSVLDRLRGRGVVSAADVSEAMREIRRALLEADVSIRVARDFVDRAGAEALGEKVLKSLTPGQQIVKVVHDQLVGLMSHERTAPDTGGRRPVVWLLAGLQGSGKTTTAAKLAVWAARRRGMRPLLAACDLQRPAAVEQLGILARKAGTGFFGERSAGGPADVARAALKLAGREMYDLLIVDSAGRLHVDDGLMEELSEIRGAVEPRETILVLDGMTGQDAVNVALEFDGRIGITGAVLSKMDGDSRGGAALSFASVTGRPILFLGTGEGLDDLEAFDPSRMAGRILGMGDILGLVEKASEASDRIDAEKLEKKLRRGEFTMDDLLAEFGRLRKMGPLSDILGMLPGRMVPKGVTVDPKELGRKEAMILSMTPEERRRPERIDGSRRRRIAKGSGVSVREVNRLLQDYRAMKEMMKRIGKSSRLASLLRG, via the coding sequence ATGCTCGAGAGGCTCTCGGAGAGGCTCGGATCCGTGCTCGACCGCCTGCGCGGGCGGGGGGTGGTTTCCGCCGCCGACGTGTCGGAGGCGATGCGCGAGATCAGGCGTGCGCTGCTCGAAGCCGACGTCAGCATCCGCGTCGCCCGCGACTTCGTCGATCGGGCCGGGGCCGAGGCCCTGGGCGAGAAGGTCCTGAAGAGCCTCACGCCGGGCCAGCAGATCGTGAAGGTCGTCCACGACCAGCTCGTCGGACTCATGTCCCACGAGAGGACCGCGCCGGATACCGGCGGCAGGCGGCCGGTCGTGTGGCTCCTGGCCGGGCTCCAGGGTTCCGGCAAGACCACGACCGCGGCGAAGCTCGCGGTCTGGGCGGCCAGGAGGCGCGGGATGCGACCGCTGCTGGCGGCATGCGACCTGCAGAGGCCCGCTGCCGTCGAACAGCTCGGAATCCTGGCCCGGAAGGCAGGCACCGGGTTCTTCGGCGAGAGATCGGCCGGAGGTCCCGCCGACGTCGCGAGGGCCGCGCTGAAGCTGGCCGGCAGGGAGATGTACGATCTCCTGATAGTCGACTCCGCGGGCAGGCTGCATGTCGACGACGGGCTCATGGAGGAGCTCTCGGAGATCCGGGGCGCCGTGGAGCCCAGGGAGACGATCCTCGTCCTCGACGGGATGACCGGCCAGGACGCCGTGAACGTCGCGCTCGAGTTCGACGGGCGAATCGGCATCACCGGGGCCGTGCTGTCCAAGATGGACGGAGACTCCCGGGGAGGCGCGGCGCTGTCCTTCGCCTCCGTGACCGGGAGGCCTATCCTCTTCCTGGGCACCGGGGAGGGGCTCGACGATCTCGAGGCCTTCGACCCCTCGCGCATGGCGGGGCGGATCCTCGGGATGGGCGACATCCTGGGCCTCGTGGAGAAGGCTTCCGAGGCATCGGACAGGATCGACGCCGAGAAGCTCGAGAAGAAGCTGCGCCGGGGCGAGTTCACGATGGACGATCTGCTCGCCGAGTTCGGGCGGCTGCGGAAGATGGGCCCGCTCTCGGACATCCTGGGGATGCTCCCCGGGCGCATGGTGCCGAAGGGCGTGACCGTCGACCCGAAGGAACTGGGTCGCAAGGAGGCCATGATCCTGTCCATGACGCCGGAAGAGCGTCGCAGACCGGAGCGGATAGATGGCAGCCGGCGCAGGAGGATCGCGAAGGGGAGCGGAGTCTCCGTGCGCGAAGTGAACAGGCTGCTACAGGATTACAGGGCGATGAAGGAGATGATGAAGAGGATCGGGAAATCGTCGAGGCTCGCATCCCTCCTGAGAGGATAG
- the rpe gene encoding ribulose-phosphate 3-epimerase, which translates to MKRLVSASILSCDHGMLSPEAASMEAAGADMIHLDVMDGVFVPELTFGPAAAASICRATGIPVDAHLMVMQPDTLIDGFAGAGCRYVTVHAETCPHLDRTLARIRERGCLCGVALNPATPPEAVRWVLPVVDLVLVMTVNPGYGGQGHIDHVRPKISVLRRSLDELGRDDALVSVDGGVDSSNAALLRNCGADMLVAGSFIARSSDRAAAMEALR; encoded by the coding sequence ATGAAGCGCCTTGTTTCGGCCTCGATCCTCTCCTGCGACCATGGGATGCTCAGCCCGGAGGCAGCCTCCATGGAGGCCGCCGGGGCTGACATGATCCACCTCGACGTCATGGACGGGGTCTTCGTGCCCGAGCTCACGTTCGGCCCCGCCGCCGCGGCCTCGATATGCCGCGCGACCGGCATTCCCGTCGACGCGCATCTCATGGTGATGCAACCAGATACGCTCATCGACGGCTTCGCCGGGGCCGGGTGCAGGTACGTGACCGTCCATGCCGAGACATGCCCCCACCTCGACAGGACTCTCGCCAGGATCCGTGAGAGGGGATGCCTCTGCGGGGTCGCCCTGAACCCCGCCACCCCTCCGGAGGCGGTGAGATGGGTTCTCCCGGTCGTCGACCTGGTGCTGGTGATGACCGTCAACCCGGGCTACGGCGGACAGGGCCACATCGATCATGTCCGCCCCAAGATATCTGTTCTGAGGCGCAGTCTCGACGAACTCGGCCGCGACGACGCCCTCGTCTCCGTCGACGGGGGAGTCGACTCCTCGAATGCCGCCCTGCTGCGCAACTGCGGCGCCGACATGCTCGTGGCCGGATCGTTCATCGCCCGGAGCTCCGACCGGGCGGCAGCCATGGAGGCACTGAGATGA
- a CDS encoding PASTA domain-containing protein, translating into MKDTGRFLVLLLSGAAMAFIAGAVIAPLAFRTPRFVTALGASAQPVIVPQVTGFTRQDARREIETANLVLAGEWSEYGPAESAGQVIRQDPAPGTQVPRGSPVNVFWNVGPLFRPYDPDMLVGLTATEAEEMIADWQLYTSGRSRAPHITVPEGRVISVHPRYADSLPVYIPVRLLVSTGWDGMPLFTGMGMAEAESIAAVHELTLVTEGSDMVGESGMDSLVGSQTPAPGTSYMPGDTVRVRITITSPAALGAGTEEPGQQGWGQW; encoded by the coding sequence TTGAAAGACACGGGCAGGTTCCTCGTCCTCCTCCTGTCGGGGGCGGCCATGGCCTTCATAGCCGGCGCAGTCATCGCCCCTCTCGCCTTCAGGACCCCGAGGTTCGTCACGGCGCTCGGCGCTTCGGCCCAGCCGGTCATCGTCCCTCAGGTCACGGGCTTCACCAGGCAGGATGCACGGCGAGAGATCGAGACGGCCAACCTCGTCCTGGCCGGCGAATGGTCCGAGTACGGGCCTGCCGAATCGGCCGGGCAGGTCATCAGGCAGGATCCGGCCCCGGGGACCCAGGTTCCCAGGGGGTCGCCGGTCAACGTCTTCTGGAATGTGGGCCCGCTCTTCAGGCCCTACGATCCCGACATGCTGGTCGGGCTCACGGCCACCGAGGCCGAGGAGATGATAGCGGACTGGCAGCTCTACACCTCCGGCAGGAGCCGCGCCCCGCACATCACGGTCCCCGAGGGCAGGGTCATCTCGGTCCATCCCCGATATGCCGACAGCCTCCCGGTCTACATACCCGTCAGGCTCCTCGTCTCGACCGGGTGGGACGGGATGCCCCTCTTCACCGGGATGGGGATGGCCGAGGCCGAGAGCATCGCCGCCGTACACGAGCTGACGCTCGTGACAGAAGGCTCCGACATGGTGGGGGAGAGCGGGATGGACAGCCTCGTGGGCTCCCAGACACCGGCGCCCGGCACTTCGTACATGCCGGGGGATACCGTGCGGGTGCGCATAACGATCACATCGCCGGCAGCCCTCGGCGCCGGGACGGAGGAACCCGGCCAGCAGGGCTGGGGCCAGTGGTGA
- a CDS encoding RsmB/NOP family class I SAM-dependent RNA methyltransferase, whose protein sequence is MEGIYVQDEGAAVVASGAAGLPGETVLDICAAPGGKTAHLASKGGTVLSIDSSVERMGLWKENARRLGWESCHPVVADCTALPVNSADKAVVDAPCTGTGVLRRRTDARWGFSAGLLERCTAVQAALLDAAAECVRPGGSLVYSVCSLEPEESTMQVSRFEDAHPVYRRAAFPAPGVLVRDGMLCIFPPEHGIDGHFAVRWERMS, encoded by the coding sequence ATGGAAGGAATCTACGTCCAGGACGAGGGCGCGGCGGTCGTGGCCTCGGGAGCCGCCGGCCTCCCCGGGGAAACGGTGCTCGACATCTGCGCCGCACCGGGCGGCAAGACGGCCCATCTCGCCTCGAAGGGCGGGACGGTCCTCTCCATCGATTCCTCCGTCGAACGCATGGGGCTGTGGAAGGAGAACGCGCGCCGCCTGGGCTGGGAGTCATGCCACCCTGTCGTTGCCGACTGCACCGCCCTCCCGGTGAACTCCGCCGACAAGGCGGTGGTGGATGCCCCGTGCACCGGAACCGGCGTCCTCAGGAGGAGGACCGACGCGAGATGGGGCTTCAGCGCTGGGCTTCTGGAAAGGTGCACGGCCGTACAGGCCGCGCTTCTCGATGCCGCGGCGGAGTGCGTCAGGCCGGGGGGGAGCCTCGTCTATTCCGTGTGCAGCCTCGAACCCGAGGAATCCACCATGCAGGTCTCCCGCTTCGAGGATGCTCATCCCGTTTACAGGCGGGCCGCGTTCCCCGCGCCGGGGGTTCTTGTCAGGGACGGCATGCTGTGCATATTCCCACCCGAACACGGCATCGACGGGCATTTCGCAGTCCGCTGGGAGAGGATGAGTTGA
- a CDS encoding NifU family protein, translated as MADQVEFNEANVRAEIEKIRPFLQNDGGDIEFVALEGNVARVRLKGSCSGCAFASLTLQFSVEKTLKQTFPQLERVENVQGA; from the coding sequence ATGGCCGATCAGGTGGAGTTCAACGAGGCCAATGTCCGGGCCGAGATCGAGAAGATCCGTCCGTTCCTCCAGAACGACGGCGGCGACATCGAGTTCGTGGCGCTCGAGGGCAACGTGGCAAGGGTCAGGCTCAAGGGGTCCTGCTCGGGCTGCGCCTTCGCCTCCCTGACGCTCCAGTTCAGCGTCGAGAAGACCCTGAAGCAGACTTTCCCGCAGCTGGAGAGGGTGGAGAACGTCCAGGGAGCATAG
- the rfaE2 gene encoding D-glycero-beta-D-manno-heptose 1-phosphate adenylyltransferase — translation MPATDGGLPDPALAAARCRRVRRAGLSLVFTNGCFDVLHPGHLSLLEQARALGDFLVVGLNTDRSVRALKGPGRPALPLEGRLALLSSLEPVDLVIPFDEDTPERLISEVAPDVLVKGGDYAASSVVGAASVEARGGRVVIVPLVEGFSTTRILGGGRTTG, via the coding sequence ATGCCTGCGACTGACGGGGGCCTTCCGGACCCCGCCCTCGCCGCGGCCCGCTGCAGGCGGGTGAGGAGGGCGGGGCTCTCGCTCGTGTTCACGAACGGCTGCTTCGACGTGCTCCATCCCGGCCACCTCTCTCTTCTCGAACAGGCCCGGGCTCTGGGCGACTTCCTCGTGGTCGGGCTCAACACCGACAGGTCGGTCAGGGCCCTCAAGGGTCCCGGGAGGCCGGCCCTCCCGCTGGAGGGCAGGCTGGCCCTGCTGTCCTCCCTCGAACCGGTCGACCTCGTCATCCCGTTCGACGAGGACACCCCGGAGCGCCTCATCTCCGAAGTCGCCCCCGACGTGCTCGTGAAGGGCGGCGATTATGCCGCATCCAGCGTCGTCGGCGCAGCCTCGGTCGAGGCCCGGGGGGGAAGGGTCGTGATCGTGCCTCTGGTCGAGGGATTCTCGACCACCCGGATCCTCGGCGGAGGCCGGACGACGGGATGA
- a CDS encoding PfkB family carbohydrate kinase produces MTPRIDPEPVLESFPGRRLLVVGDLMLDRYLEGTVDRISPEAPVPVVALDDSRGRTIPGGAANVAMNIRTLGADVGIAGVVGDDADGRELLEILSGAGIDCGAVLTDASRPTTSKTRITSRNHQIMRLDREVCAPLDGLVRDSLRRLVLDRLPGSDAVVFQDYDKGVIDEPLIRDVVASACALGRPVAVDPKHRNFLSYLGCTLFKPNRLETSRILGRDIPDVESAMHAAAELVERLDAGAVMVTLGEQGSVTALRGGGGFHKPTFARRIFDVSGAGDAVISVMSLCLSAGIDLETAATISNHAAAAVCARPGVHAVTPEDIREECREYYACD; encoded by the coding sequence GTGACCCCCCGGATCGATCCCGAGCCCGTTCTCGAATCATTTCCCGGCAGGAGGCTGCTGGTGGTCGGCGACCTCATGCTCGACCGCTACCTCGAAGGAACCGTCGACAGGATATCTCCCGAAGCCCCGGTTCCGGTCGTCGCGCTCGACGACTCCCGCGGGAGGACGATCCCGGGCGGTGCGGCCAATGTTGCGATGAACATCCGGACCCTGGGCGCGGATGTCGGTATCGCGGGCGTGGTGGGAGACGACGCCGACGGCCGGGAGCTGCTCGAGATCCTGTCGGGCGCGGGGATAGACTGCGGGGCCGTCCTGACCGACGCCTCGAGGCCCACCACCTCCAAGACGCGGATCACCAGCAGGAACCACCAGATCATGAGGCTCGACAGGGAGGTGTGCGCGCCGCTGGACGGGCTGGTGCGGGATTCTCTGCGCAGGCTGGTCCTCGACCGCCTTCCCGGATCCGATGCGGTTGTCTTCCAGGACTACGACAAGGGCGTGATCGACGAACCGCTGATCAGGGATGTCGTGGCTTCGGCCTGCGCGCTGGGCCGGCCGGTGGCCGTCGATCCCAAGCACAGGAACTTCCTCTCGTACCTGGGATGCACCCTGTTCAAGCCCAACCGCCTCGAGACCTCGCGCATCCTCGGAAGGGACATCCCGGACGTCGAATCGGCCATGCATGCGGCCGCCGAGCTCGTCGAAAGGCTGGACGCCGGCGCGGTCATGGTGACCCTCGGCGAGCAGGGGTCCGTGACCGCCCTCAGGGGCGGAGGCGGATTCCACAAGCCCACCTTCGCACGGAGGATATTCGACGTCTCCGGGGCCGGTGACGCGGTGATCTCGGTCATGAGCCTGTGCCTCTCCGCCGGGATCGACCTCGAGACTGCGGCGACGATCTCGAATCACGCCGCGGCGGCGGTCTGCGCCAGGCCCGGCGTGCATGCCGTCACTCCCGAAGACATAAGGGAGGAGTGCCGCGAGTATTATGCCTGCGACTGA
- a CDS encoding DUF3467 domain-containing protein, with the protein MIKTPPRINVRPEDADGVYSNIALVSFSRAEFVLDFARQMPGVPAASLKARVILSPHRIKSLISALEGQVKVYESKYGKLDDTDPQGSIGFQNPSGQPGEEG; encoded by the coding sequence ATGATCAAAACACCGCCGCGAATCAACGTCAGACCCGAGGATGCGGACGGAGTCTACAGCAACATCGCGCTCGTGAGCTTCTCGCGGGCCGAATTCGTGCTCGACTTCGCCAGGCAGATGCCGGGAGTCCCCGCAGCCAGCCTCAAGGCGAGGGTCATCCTGTCGCCGCACAGGATCAAGTCGCTCATTTCGGCCCTCGAGGGCCAGGTGAAGGTGTACGAGTCGAAGTACGGCAAGCTCGACGATACCGATCCGCAGGGCTCCATAGGCTTCCAGAACCCCTCGGGGCAGCCAGGCGAGGAGGGCTGA